One genomic segment of Clostridium estertheticum subsp. estertheticum includes these proteins:
- a CDS encoding YitT family protein, translating to MRRETKNENVLNYVYIMIGATILAAGINMFFANLKLVTGGVSGLAIVIEYLSIKNYGVDIPLWFTNIVINIPLLAIAIKLKGRAFVGKSMFAAAYLSFALFYTSFIPVPKVDLLIASIFGGVFVGIGLGFVLRASASTGGTDLAANIIKVYLKNVPIAKIILVIDSTIILLGAFVFGIEKAMYALISTYIVSKVIDSILEGINFSKAVFIISDYSNEIAEILMKDLNRGVTGIHAKGMYSKGEKQVLFVVVGKDEIVPLQKMVKEIDTKAFITIADVREVLGEGFSE from the coding sequence ATGAGAAGAGAAACAAAAAATGAGAATGTTTTAAATTATGTATACATTATGATTGGAGCCACAATACTTGCAGCAGGTATAAATATGTTTTTTGCTAATTTAAAATTAGTAACTGGTGGGGTATCAGGTCTTGCTATTGTTATAGAGTATTTATCTATTAAGAATTATGGGGTAGACATTCCTTTATGGTTTACTAATATTGTGATAAATATACCGTTACTTGCTATTGCTATAAAACTTAAGGGAAGAGCATTTGTTGGTAAATCTATGTTTGCTGCAGCATATCTGTCTTTTGCATTGTTTTATACAAGCTTTATTCCAGTACCAAAGGTTGATCTGTTGATAGCTAGTATATTTGGTGGTGTATTTGTTGGTATAGGCTTAGGCTTTGTATTAAGAGCATCTGCAAGTACTGGCGGAACAGATCTTGCTGCAAATATTATAAAGGTTTATTTGAAAAACGTTCCAATTGCCAAAATCATATTAGTAATTGATTCAACTATAATATTATTAGGTGCTTTTGTATTTGGAATTGAAAAGGCTATGTATGCATTAATATCAACATACATAGTGTCTAAAGTAATAGACAGTATACTTGAAGGGATAAATTTTTCGAAAGCGGTATTTATTATTTCGGATTATTCAAATGAAATAGCAGAAATACTAATGAAAGATTTAAATAGAGGTGTTACAGGAATACATGCTAAAGGTATGTATTCAAAGGGGGAAAAGCAGGTATTGTTTGTAGTAGTTGGTAAAGATGAAATAGTACCCCTTCAAAAAATGGTTAAGGAAATAGATACCAAAGCATTTATTACTATTGCAGATGTGAGAGAAGTTCTAGGAGAAGGATTTTCGGAGTAA
- a CDS encoding YitT family protein: MKTIIKEYILITIGIALVALGLYFFLIPNDLAVGGVSGLAMVINQYMPGLTIGALMFVLNVVLFVVGFMFIGSSFGVRTMYASFGLSGMIWVLEKLFPMSGSITNDIFLELIFGILIGAVGMGMVFNQNSSTGGTDIIAKMLNKYFHLEIGKSLLIADLFITILAGVAFGPRIGMYALLGVIINGYTVDAVIAGINNCKKVEVVSSKGEEIKRFIIEDLNRGATLYMAKGAYTNDEKEIITTVLGKKQFIKLKNHIKEIDKMAFIITYNVHETVGEGFKDIDE; encoded by the coding sequence ATGAAAACAATTATTAAAGAATATATACTGATAACTATCGGAATAGCACTCGTAGCCTTAGGGCTTTACTTTTTCTTAATACCAAATGATTTAGCAGTAGGGGGTGTTAGTGGCCTTGCTATGGTTATAAATCAGTATATGCCAGGTCTTACTATCGGGGCTTTAATGTTTGTATTAAATGTTGTCTTATTTGTTGTAGGATTTATGTTCATAGGGTCAAGTTTCGGAGTAAGGACAATGTATGCTAGTTTCGGATTATCTGGTATGATATGGGTATTAGAAAAACTTTTTCCTATGAGTGGTAGTATAACAAATGACATATTTCTAGAATTGATATTTGGTATATTAATTGGAGCCGTAGGGATGGGTATGGTGTTTAATCAAAATTCATCCACAGGAGGAACTGACATAATAGCTAAAATGCTTAATAAGTATTTTCACTTAGAGATAGGTAAATCTCTGCTTATAGCAGACCTTTTCATAACGATACTTGCAGGTGTAGCATTTGGTCCTAGAATAGGGATGTATGCCTTACTAGGAGTTATTATTAATGGATATACCGTTGATGCAGTTATTGCTGGAATTAATAATTGTAAAAAGGTAGAAGTGGTTAGTTCAAAAGGGGAAGAGATAAAAAGGTTTATAATTGAAGATTTAAATAGAGGGGCAACACTTTACATGGCTAAGGGAGCTTATACTAATGATGAAAAAGAAATTATAACTACTGTTTTAGGTAAAAAGCAGTTTATAAAATTAAAAAATCATATAAAAGAAATTGATAAAATGGCTTTTATAATCACATATAATGTACATGAAACGGTTGGAGAAGGTTTTAAAGATATAGATGAATGA
- a CDS encoding alpha-glucosidase/alpha-galactosidase: MILNENKVKNVNVAYIGGGSRGWAWGLMSDLASQEELSGTVYLYDIDYEAAKCNEIIGNSIKGQNYSKSNWNYKVVKSLKEALKDADFVIISILPGTFDEMESDVHAPEKYGIYQSVGDSVGPGGQFRAHRTIPMYVEIAENLKKFCPDAWVINYTNPMSLCVRTLYEVFPEIKAFGCCHEVFSTQNLLINALSDIMGVKEAKRSEIKINVLGINHFTWINEAYYKDINLFEVYSKFVNKNYENGFVGNEGGHWMNDTFKSAERVKFDLFLRYGIIAAAGDRHLAEFLPGNWYLKDPKTVENWKFGLTTVKFRKSQLKERLERSERLVSGSEKFELKETGEEGVNIIKALLGIRNLVTNVNMPNYGQVIGLPIGAIVETNAVFTKNSIKPVMAGKLPSNVLGLVHRVVMNQETILTATLAKDKKLAFAAFVNDPLLVNISLKDAQVLFNEMFDNTKKYLNGWN; encoded by the coding sequence ATGATTTTAAATGAAAATAAAGTTAAAAATGTTAATGTAGCTTATATTGGGGGTGGTTCTAGAGGCTGGGCATGGGGTCTTATGAGTGATTTGGCTTCACAAGAAGAACTTTCAGGTACAGTATATTTATACGACATTGATTATGAAGCAGCTAAGTGTAATGAAATTATCGGCAATTCGATTAAAGGTCAAAATTATTCTAAAAGTAATTGGAACTATAAAGTAGTTAAATCATTAAAAGAGGCTTTGAAAGATGCTGATTTCGTTATTATATCTATTCTACCAGGAACTTTCGATGAGATGGAATCAGATGTGCATGCTCCTGAAAAATATGGGATATACCAATCTGTAGGGGATAGCGTTGGACCTGGTGGTCAATTTAGGGCTCATAGAACAATACCAATGTATGTTGAAATTGCAGAGAATTTAAAAAAGTTTTGTCCTGATGCATGGGTAATAAATTATACTAATCCCATGTCACTATGTGTTAGAACTTTATATGAGGTATTTCCTGAAATCAAGGCCTTTGGGTGTTGTCATGAGGTATTTTCAACTCAGAACCTTTTAATCAATGCATTAAGTGATATAATGGGCGTTAAAGAAGCAAAAAGATCAGAAATTAAAATTAATGTGCTTGGTATAAATCATTTTACATGGATTAATGAAGCTTATTACAAAGATATAAACTTATTCGAAGTCTATTCAAAATTTGTCAATAAAAACTATGAAAACGGTTTTGTTGGAAATGAGGGGGGGCATTGGATGAATGATACATTTAAATCAGCTGAAAGAGTTAAATTTGATCTATTTTTAAGATATGGAATTATTGCTGCAGCTGGTGATAGACATCTTGCTGAGTTCCTTCCAGGAAATTGGTACTTAAAGGACCCAAAGACTGTTGAAAATTGGAAATTCGGATTAACAACCGTAAAATTCAGAAAAAGCCAACTCAAAGAGAGATTAGAAAGAAGTGAAAGACTAGTTTCTGGCTCTGAAAAATTTGAGTTAAAGGAAACAGGGGAAGAGGGTGTTAATATAATTAAGGCACTTCTTGGAATCAGGAACCTCGTAACTAATGTTAACATGCCAAACTATGGTCAAGTAATTGGATTACCAATAGGCGCTATTGTAGAAACAAATGCTGTTTTTACAAAAAACAGTATTAAACCTGTAATGGCAGGAAAATTACCAAGTAATGTGTTAGGGCTTGTGCATAGAGTGGTTATGAACCAAGAAACAATACTCACAGCGACTTTAGCTAAAGATAAGAAATTAGCTTTTGCTGCATTTGTAAATGATCCTCTTTTAGTCAATATCTCATTAAAAGATGCGCAGGTTCTTTTTAATGAAATGTTTGATAATACAAAAAAATATCTTAATGGATGGAATTAA
- a CDS encoding AraC family transcriptional regulator — protein sequence MNENIKDHDRIEKAFEITKIKQVGNISMKTNHYHDDYEIYYLLDGKRHYFIKDKVYDIKKGDLVFVEKNEIHKTFDAGAPYHQRILITFKKSYLNNILVEAKNYDLLSCFHGNANVLRLKTDEQKSIESLLSKMLYEDTHQVDSSSIFLKMMLTEFLILVERLLKNAPSYHIETTNLTHKRISEIITYINKNYGENLTLEFLSKRFFISTYYLSRTFKKVTGLNLNQYVNTIRIKAAEKLLFSTELNITNISEKVGYRSITHFGRAFKSITGVSPLKYKKILS from the coding sequence ATGAACGAAAATATTAAAGATCATGATAGAATTGAAAAAGCCTTTGAAATAACCAAAATAAAACAAGTTGGAAATATAAGTATGAAAACGAATCACTACCATGATGACTATGAGATCTATTATTTATTAGATGGTAAGCGACATTATTTTATAAAAGATAAGGTCTATGATATAAAAAAAGGAGATCTAGTATTTGTTGAAAAAAATGAGATTCATAAAACTTTTGATGCCGGGGCTCCATATCATCAAAGGATTTTAATAACATTTAAAAAATCATATTTGAATAATATATTAGTTGAAGCAAAAAATTACGATCTACTTTCATGTTTTCATGGAAATGCTAATGTCTTAAGGCTAAAAACTGACGAACAGAAATCTATCGAAAGTTTATTATCTAAAATGCTTTATGAAGATACACATCAAGTTGATAGTTCTTCAATTTTTTTAAAAATGATGCTTACAGAGTTTTTAATCTTAGTTGAAAGATTATTAAAAAATGCACCTAGTTATCACATTGAAACAACAAATCTTACTCATAAAAGGATATCTGAAATCATTACATACATTAATAAAAATTATGGAGAAAATTTAACTTTAGAATTTTTATCAAAGCGCTTCTTTATTAGCACCTACTATTTAAGCAGAACTTTTAAAAAGGTAACTGGTTTAAATTTAAACCAGTACGTTAACACTATTCGAATAAAAGCAGCCGAAAAATTATTGTTCTCCACGGAGCTAAATATTACCAATATATCCGAAAAAGTCGGTTATCGTAGTATCACCCACTTTGGGAGAGCATTTAAATCAATAACAGGTGTCTCCCCCTTAAAATATAAAAAAATACTTTCTTAA
- the asnS gene encoding asparagine--tRNA ligase: MEKLLVKQIYRGSEKYADQVVSISGWIRTLRASKAFGFIEVNDGSFFKNIQVVFEEKLDNFVEISKLPISSSLTIEGTLVVTPDAKQPFELKATKIIVEGMSDTDYPLQKKRHSFEYLRTIAHLRPRSNAFSAVFRVRSLTAFAIHEFFQKRGFVYTHTPIITGSDCEGAGEMFRISTLDFSNIPMDKNKKVDYSQDFFGKETSLTVSGQLAAESFALAFRNVYTFGPTFRAENSNTGRHAAEFWMIEPEIAFADLNDDMKLAEDMMKYIIKYVMENAPEEMEFFNSFVDKGLIERLNGVVNSEFGQVTYTKAVDILMKSGKEFQYPVTWGCDLQTEHERYLTEEVYKKPLFVTDYPKEIKSFYMRVNEDGKTVAAMDLLVPGIGEIIGGSQREERQDILEARMEECGLNKEDYWWYLELRKYGGTKHAGFGLGFERAIMYITGMSNIRDVIPFPRTTGSAEF; the protein is encoded by the coding sequence ATGGAAAAATTGTTAGTGAAACAAATTTACAGAGGCAGTGAAAAATATGCAGATCAAGTAGTATCTATCTCAGGATGGATAAGAACTTTAAGGGCTTCTAAAGCATTTGGGTTTATAGAAGTAAATGATGGAAGTTTCTTTAAGAATATTCAAGTAGTTTTTGAAGAAAAGTTGGATAATTTTGTAGAGATATCTAAATTACCTATAAGTTCATCACTTACCATTGAAGGAACATTAGTTGTAACGCCAGATGCTAAACAACCATTTGAGCTTAAAGCTACTAAAATAATAGTTGAAGGAATGTCAGATACCGATTATCCACTTCAAAAGAAAAGACATTCTTTTGAGTATTTGAGAACTATTGCACATTTAAGACCAAGAAGTAATGCGTTTTCTGCAGTGTTCAGAGTACGTTCATTAACTGCTTTTGCTATTCATGAGTTTTTTCAAAAAAGAGGGTTTGTATATACTCATACACCAATAATTACAGGTAGTGATTGCGAGGGTGCAGGTGAAATGTTCAGAATTTCTACCCTTGATTTTAGTAATATTCCAATGGATAAAAACAAAAAGGTTGATTATTCACAAGACTTTTTTGGCAAGGAGACTAGCTTAACTGTAAGTGGTCAGTTAGCAGCAGAGTCTTTTGCTTTAGCTTTTAGAAATGTCTATACATTTGGACCAACATTTAGAGCTGAGAATTCTAACACAGGAAGACATGCAGCTGAGTTTTGGATGATAGAGCCTGAAATAGCTTTTGCAGATTTAAATGATGACATGAAACTTGCAGAAGACATGATGAAATACATAATAAAATATGTTATGGAAAATGCACCAGAGGAAATGGAATTTTTCAACAGTTTCGTAGATAAAGGTTTAATTGAAAGATTAAATGGTGTTGTAAATTCAGAATTTGGTCAGGTTACATATACTAAAGCTGTAGATATTTTAATGAAATCAGGGAAAGAATTTCAGTATCCAGTAACTTGGGGCTGTGATCTTCAAACTGAGCATGAAAGATATTTAACAGAAGAGGTATACAAAAAACCACTATTTGTAACTGATTATCCAAAAGAAATAAAATCATTTTATATGAGAGTAAATGAGGATGGTAAGACAGTAGCCGCAATGGACTTACTTGTACCAGGGATAGGTGAAATTATAGGTGGAAGCCAAAGAGAAGAAAGACAAGATATTCTAGAAGCTAGAATGGAAGAATGTGGTCTTAATAAAGAAGATTACTGGTGGTATCTAGAACTAAGAAAATACGGCGGAACTAAGCATGCTGGATTTGGACTAGGATTTGAAAGAGCTATTATGTATATTACAGGTATGAGTAACATAAGAGATGTTATTCCATTCCCAAGAACAACTGGATCTGCTGAATTTTAA
- a CDS encoding MBL fold metallo-hydrolase: protein MKKAKIYYIYHSGFVVKTENHFLIFDYYKEPIENQNRVLLSPENIKEMKNVYVFSSHSHADHYNPKILEWEKYNDNIQYILSDDIKTDKDKSNYNFMGEGDEKVFQDIYVKAYGSTDIGISFLVKVDGLTIFHAGDLNWWHWKEDSLDEQTLAESLFKAHIEKIKEEKPIDIAFFPVDPRLCGDYYIGGEYFAKNIQPRVLIPMHFGDDVDITKQFVNRMNKINIKAALINYPGQEIIY from the coding sequence ATGAAAAAAGCAAAAATATACTATATATACCATAGTGGGTTTGTTGTTAAGACTGAAAATCATTTTCTGATATTTGATTATTATAAAGAACCTATAGAAAATCAGAACAGAGTTTTGCTATCACCTGAAAATATCAAAGAAATGAAAAATGTTTATGTATTTTCATCCCATAGTCATGCAGATCATTATAATCCTAAAATTTTAGAATGGGAAAAATATAATGATAATATACAATATATACTTAGTGATGATATAAAAACTGATAAAGATAAGTCAAATTATAATTTTATGGGGGAAGGTGACGAAAAAGTATTCCAGGATATTTATGTAAAAGCTTATGGTTCTACGGATATTGGAATATCTTTCTTAGTAAAAGTAGATGGATTAACTATTTTCCATGCTGGAGATCTAAATTGGTGGCACTGGAAAGAAGATAGTTTAGACGAACAAACACTTGCGGAGTCATTATTTAAGGCTCATATAGAAAAAATAAAAGAAGAAAAACCTATAGATATAGCTTTTTTTCCAGTAGATCCGAGACTTTGCGGGGATTATTATATAGGGGGAGAATATTTTGCGAAAAATATTCAGCCAAGGGTACTTATACCAATGCATTTCGGAGATGATGTGGATATTACTAAGCAGTTTGTAAATCGAATGAATAAGATAAATATAAAAGCTGCTCTAATAAATTATCCAGGTCAGGAGATAATATATTAA
- a CDS encoding DUF362 domain-containing protein has product MSYKITDACVSCGACEPECPVNAISQGDSQFVIDADTCIDCGACAGVCPTGAPVEA; this is encoded by the coding sequence ATGTCATATAAAATTACTGACGCATGTGTAAGCTGTGGAGCTTGTGAACCTGAATGTCCAGTTAACGCTATAAGCCAAGGAGATTCACAATTTGTTATTGATGCTGATACTTGCATCGATTGTGGAGCTTGTGCAGGTGTTTGTCCTACAGGAGCACCAGTTGAAGCTTAA